From Sphingobacterium bambusae:
GCGAATCCACTAGCATCTATCCTGTCGGCGGCTTTGATGTTGGATATTGCTTTCGGTTTGCAAGACGAAGCCAAAGCGGTAACAACTGCGGTAGCGGAAACGTTAAAGGCCGGTTGGAGAACAGGCGATATCGCCAATGCGGAAACAGCTCCCGATAAGATCTTGGGAACCAATGAAATGGGCGCAAAAGTATTGTCGTTTTTCAAGAAATAATCATATAAAACAATGAAAGTCAGCCGCTCTATATAATTATATTACTGAGGTAACACTAATGTACACAGCACAGGTTTTTGACTTTTTAATTTTAACTTTTTAATTTAACAGTTATGCTACACGATCCGAATCACTTATATATTTTCGACACCACGCTTCGCGATGGCGAGCAAGTACCAGGATGTCAGTTAACAACACCGGAGAAAATCGAAATTGCAAAAGATCTGGAATCACTGGGTGTAGATATTATCGAGGCAGGTTTCCCAGTATCGAGCCCGGGAGACTTTCAATCGGTCGTAGAACTTTCCAAAGCCGTAGACAACGTCATTATATGCGCGCTGACAAGAGCAAACAATAACGATATTGATGTTGCTGCCGAAGCGCTCAAATTTGCAAAACGCCCACGTATTCACACCGGTATTGGTGCGTCCGATATGCACATCAAATATAAATTCAACTCTACACGGGAGGATATTTTAGCACGTGCGGTTGCCGCGGTGAAACATGCCAAATCCTATGTGGAAGACGTAGAATTTTATGCGGAAGACGCCGGTCGTGCTGATCTCGCTTACCTAGCACAGATGGTGGAAGCCGTTATCGCCGCCGGTGCAACCGTTGTCAATATTCCGGACACCAATGGCTATTGCCTACCGGATCAATATGGTGCAAAAATCAACTACTTGAAAGAGCATGTCAGCAATATTGATCAGGCCATTATTTCGGCACACTGTCACAATGATTTGGGCTTGGCAACAGCAAACTCTATTGCTGCTGTGCAGAATGGTGCCCGTCAGGTAGAGTGTACGATAAACGGTATCGGCGAACGTGCCGGAAACACTTCCTTGGAGGAAGTTGCTATGATCTTGAAAGTACATCAGCAGCAGTTTCCCGGATTAACGTCCAATATTAACAGTAGGCTGTTCACGGCAATCTCCCAAAAGGTAAGCTCCATGATGCGTATGCCTGTGCAACCAAATAAGGCAATTGTTGGAAAAAATGCCTTCGCGCACAGCTCGGGAATCCATCAGGATGGTTTCTTAAAGCATCGCGAAAACTATGAGATTATCCGTCCGGAAGATGTAGGCTTGGATGAAGCGGGTATTATCTTAACAGCTCGTTCTGGTCGCCACGCCTTAAAGCATCACTTAGAGCGTTTAGGTTATCAATTAGATAAAGACGAACTTGCGGTAACGTACGAGAAATTTTTGGTCGTTGCCGATGCCAAGAAAGATCTTTGTGATGACGATCTTAAAGCATTAATGCAATCCTAAACAAAAATTATAAAAAGAGCTACGGGGTAGCTCTTTTTATAATTTCATATGAAGCAAAAGCACGAAAACAATATCGGTAAGGACTTCCTAATCGGTAAACGTTTTTGACTTTTTTATTTTTGACCTTTGACTTTCTATCCGCTATGGATTTATCAACCCTTTCTCTAGACTCGCAACAGGCGGCAGAACGCATCAAAGATGTTGTCAACCGTACGCCTTTGCAATATAATTTACATCTTTCCGAGAAATATGGAGCAGAGGTGTATCTGAAAAGAGAAGACCTACAAGTCGTACGTTCGTACAAGCTTCGCGGAGCCTATAACAAAATTGTCAGCCTTTCTGAAGAAGAGCGAAATAAAGGTGTCACCTGCGCCAGCGCTGGCAACCATGCACAGGGCGTTGCCTTGTCTTGTAAAAAACTGGGTATTAAAGGCGTGATCTTCATGCCCGGTCCTACGCCACGTCAAAAAATAACGCAAACGGAGATGTGGGGAAATGGCCAAATCGAAATCGTGTTAACCGGCGATACGTTTGACGATTGCCAAAAAGCAGCTTTAGACTATACTAAAGAGCACGGCATGACCTTTATCCCACCTTTCGATGACCTGAAAGTCATCGAAGGCCAAGGAACGGTAGCCGTCGAGATTTTAGAAGATCTACCCGACTTAGATGCGATCTTCATCCCTATCGGCGGTGGTGGTCTATCATCAGGCGTGAGCTATCACATGAAAAAACATGCGCCAGCAGTCAAGCTTTATGGCGTAGAACCGGAAGGGGCGCCTTCCATGCTGGCCGCTTTGGAAAACCAAGGTCCTATTGAGTTGGATCAAATCAACAAATTCGTGGATGGCGCTGCGGTAAAGAAGGTAGGATCACAGACCTACCAAATCAGTAGCCAATTGTTGGATAGCGTAAAACCTATCCCCGAAGGAAAGATTTGCACAACCATCCTTCAACTGTACAACAAAGATGCAATTGTGGCTGAGCCGGCCGGAGCATTATCCATTGCGGCCTTGGAGTTTCATAAGGAAGAGATAAAAGGAAAAAAGGTGGTGTGTATCGTCTCCGGTGGAAACAATGACATCGACCGTATGAGTGAGATCAAGGAAATGTCGCTCTTGTACGAAGGCTTTAAACACTATTTTATCGTTCGCTTCCCGCAACGTCCTGGCGCCCTAAGGTTACTGGTTACGGAAGTCCTCGGACCTAAAGATGATATCACAAGATTTGAATACATCAAAAAAACAGAACGAGAACGTGGCCCCGCTTTGATTGGTATCGAGCTCAATGACCCGAAAGATTATACCAGCTTTATCGAAAGATTAAAAGCTTATAAATTCGACTTTATCGAAATCAATAAGGACCAGACACTTTTCGAGTATTTGGTGTAACATACAGATCTCTACATAAAAAGGGTCGAAAGCTGATAAACTTTCGACCCTTTTTTATATCCTGTTGTACAGAATTACTCTTTCTTCTTCAACAAATTCTTTTCTATAGGCTTGTTGATAACTCCCAGTTTCCGTCCCGCCGAAGACGTCGAAGAGCCGCTGTTCCGTGAAATCGACGA
This genomic window contains:
- the ilvA gene encoding threonine ammonia-lyase IlvA — encoded protein: MDLSTLSLDSQQAAERIKDVVNRTPLQYNLHLSEKYGAEVYLKREDLQVVRSYKLRGAYNKIVSLSEEERNKGVTCASAGNHAQGVALSCKKLGIKGVIFMPGPTPRQKITQTEMWGNGQIEIVLTGDTFDDCQKAALDYTKEHGMTFIPPFDDLKVIEGQGTVAVEILEDLPDLDAIFIPIGGGGLSSGVSYHMKKHAPAVKLYGVEPEGAPSMLAALENQGPIELDQINKFVDGAAVKKVGSQTYQISSQLLDSVKPIPEGKICTTILQLYNKDAIVAEPAGALSIAALEFHKEEIKGKKVVCIVSGGNNDIDRMSEIKEMSLLYEGFKHYFIVRFPQRPGALRLLVTEVLGPKDDITRFEYIKKTERERGPALIGIELNDPKDYTSFIERLKAYKFDFIEINKDQTLFEYLV
- a CDS encoding 2-isopropylmalate synthase, with product MLHDPNHLYIFDTTLRDGEQVPGCQLTTPEKIEIAKDLESLGVDIIEAGFPVSSPGDFQSVVELSKAVDNVIICALTRANNNDIDVAAEALKFAKRPRIHTGIGASDMHIKYKFNSTREDILARAVAAVKHAKSYVEDVEFYAEDAGRADLAYLAQMVEAVIAAGATVVNIPDTNGYCLPDQYGAKINYLKEHVSNIDQAIISAHCHNDLGLATANSIAAVQNGARQVECTINGIGERAGNTSLEEVAMILKVHQQQFPGLTSNINSRLFTAISQKVSSMMRMPVQPNKAIVGKNAFAHSSGIHQDGFLKHRENYEIIRPEDVGLDEAGIILTARSGRHALKHHLERLGYQLDKDELAVTYEKFLVVADAKKDLCDDDLKALMQS